From Solibacillus sp. FSL W7-1464:
ATGGTTTTTGAACAGCCGATTGAAATGTCAAGAGCGCAAATACAAGCATTCCAGAAAATTATTCCGCACAATCGTCGTCCTGTTCAACCGATAAACGAACGTGAAATTATTAAAAACAAGGAATAAGAATTGATTTAAAAAGTAATGATAAGTTATAACGTTGTTTAAATATCACTTAAAGACATTATTATGAAGTTTGAGAAAAGGAGGATATGAATGAACAAAAAGATTTTCCTGGGTACGGTTATTGTTGTGATTGTCATCGCGGTTTTCGGGGTTCTTGAGTTCATAGGTTTTACTCCTATTACCGCCTCCGAAGAGTCAGCCGCTGATGACCGTATTGTGGTGTCCAAAGTACCTGAATACTATGCAGAAGAATTTGGAACATGGGCTTCAAAAGTAAACACGATGCTATCGGAACCGTTTGATGATCCAAGATTGAAAGAAGCGAAATATGATATAGGTTTCGAATATTACTTGAAGGCACAAGAAGCTCTTAAAGAATTTCCATATCCATTGATTCCATTAGGCGATGACATCCATAATGACTATAATAATCTGGTTCTTCTTTCGGGCTACATCAATCATTATCAGTTTGCACGCACCGGTCATTTGGGACCTAACGGTGAAGCAAAAGAAGCAACTGAACTTGCAGATCAGTGGAAACCGGCTGATGCGAATATGCACCAAGCCTTCAAATTTCTAAAACAGATGGTGAATGATTTGGATATTGCATTCAACCATAAAGGAGAAGGAAAAGTATTTGGGGTGACGTATTTATTGAGTGGCGAAAAGGTTTCCCAAATAGATGAACTTATGAAAGGAAATTATAGTGAAGCCAACTAAAATGCTAAAAGTCACGAATGATGCTGCTCAAATTCGTGACTTTTCTTATGTATAACTTCACATAAATTATAGCGGATTCCTTTTATTTACTGTATAATTATCTCGAATTCAAGATAAGTTATTTCAATGATGGAAGGGTGATTCAGAGTGATTTTACATAATCCTGCTACTAATCGTTTTACAGCAAAAAATGAATGGCAAGAAACACACTTTAGTTTTTCATTTGGTCCGTATTATGATGAAGAAAATATTCGATTTGGTCCATTGCGTGTTTTGAATGATGATATCGTGAAGCCGAACAAGGGGTTTGGAATTCATCCTCACAGGGATGCAGAAATTGTATCGATTGTATTAAAAGGGCAGTTAAAGCATGAAGATAATTTAGGGAATGTAGGAACACTTCAATACGGTAACGTGCAAAGAATGACAGCTGGTACGGGGGTGCTGCATTCTGAGGTAAATCCAACAGAAGATGAGGATACTCACTTTTTACAACTATGGATTTTGCCAAATCAGAAGCAGTTAACACCATCATATGAAGATATTACATTTGACCCTGACAAATTAAAAAATGAACTGTTACCAGTCGTTTCTCATAATGCAGGGGAAAATGTAGCTTTGATTCATCAGGATGTTACGTT
This genomic window contains:
- a CDS encoding pirin family protein encodes the protein MILHNPATNRFTAKNEWQETHFSFSFGPYYDEENIRFGPLRVLNDDIVKPNKGFGIHPHRDAEIVSIVLKGQLKHEDNLGNVGTLQYGNVQRMTAGTGVLHSEVNPTEDEDTHFLQLWILPNQKQLTPSYEDITFDPDKLKNELLPVVSHNAGENVALIHQDVTLYLSKIDAEKEIRFQQKEGRKIYVFAIEGEVSLNDGVTLQRRDDARITDIHSLTIHAKKDAFILLIDLPGGEG